One window of Bacteroidota bacterium genomic DNA carries:
- a CDS encoding alpha/beta hydrolase fold domain-containing protein gives MKAVAVLALLLLSASAIGQSRKLDDLGFTHVKLLYKKDQVDVLIKAKAGDEAKKKPLFFFCQGSLPIPLIILDGEQAYPVFPFDTQAICEKYHLVIVGKPGIPLIRKTEELQPDFSYFERDSPLPPSQYLSNNTLEYYVGRNLQVLNHLIQMGMGEKSRLVVSGHSQGARVALEMALRSKKVTHLVYANGNPCGQIMSMISTSRQQESGVDTTESTESVFRYYEAVVADRNNPDVTYGDSYRSLFSFSGSTIKSFPRLDIPVLICYGTGDPSLPFNDYLRAEMIRNKKQNFTFQSYPGLEHNFFGLRDNGEIDFEAFNWDRVAKDWIHWLNNK, from the coding sequence ATGAAAGCGGTTGCTGTCTTGGCACTCTTGCTCCTTTCGGCTAGCGCCATCGGACAAAGCCGAAAACTGGATGATCTTGGCTTTACGCATGTAAAACTGCTGTACAAAAAAGATCAGGTCGATGTATTGATCAAGGCCAAGGCCGGTGATGAAGCCAAGAAAAAACCTCTGTTCTTCTTCTGCCAGGGAAGTTTGCCAATCCCGCTAATTATTCTGGATGGCGAGCAAGCCTATCCAGTATTTCCATTCGACACGCAGGCTATTTGCGAAAAATACCATCTCGTAATTGTGGGAAAGCCCGGCATCCCACTGATAAGGAAAACGGAGGAACTACAGCCCGATTTCTCATACTTTGAACGTGACTCGCCCCTACCACCAAGTCAATACCTGAGCAATAACACCCTGGAGTACTATGTGGGGAGAAACCTGCAGGTGCTAAACCATCTGATCCAAATGGGAATGGGAGAAAAAAGCAGGCTGGTTGTTTCAGGTCATTCGCAAGGGGCGAGAGTTGCACTCGAAATGGCCCTCAGATCGAAGAAAGTAACCCATCTGGTGTATGCAAACGGTAATCCCTGCGGTCAGATAATGTCCATGATTTCAACATCTCGACAGCAGGAGAGCGGAGTAGATACGACTGAAAGCACCGAGAGTGTGTTTCGATACTACGAGGCGGTAGTGGCCGATCGCAATAACCCGGATGTAACCTATGGCGATTCCTACAGATCCTTGTTCAGTTTTTCGGGATCCACAATCAAATCGTTCCCAAGATTGGATATACCTGTACTGATTTGCTATGGGACCGGAGACCCAAGCTTACCATTTAATGACTACCTACGTGCCGAAATGATTCGGAATAAAAAGCAAAATTTCACTTTTCAATCCTACCCTGGTCTTGAGCACAACTTCTTTGGCCTGAGAGATAATGGCGAGATTGATTTTGAAGCATTTAACTGGGATAGAGTCGCTAAGGACTGGATACATTGGCTAAATAATAAATAG
- a CDS encoding ferredoxin--NADP reductase, with translation MKFVPLTVQALIHETEDAYTLQFENPDPATFAYKPGQYLTLKVTYQGESLRRAFSLSSCPDQDPHLSVTIKAVPNGRVSNYLRQHLKPGDTIEVFPPMGKFTLSPDAGQARHYVLIGGGSGITPLFSILQSVLLKEPQSQVTLLYANRNERSIIFGSRLAELERQSGGRLQVVHVLDKPLAAWDGPTGMLTRPLAMDLLGQIKAKSELPTEYYMCGPTPMMDAVLAALHRMGEDEANIHREYYTAPLPDEETAEEDSGEVDYELRDREVSIRLDGKTTRVAVPAGTNILDAAIGARLDPPYACQEGICSTCRAKVHSGLVQMVEREGLSDEEVEAGYVLTCQCYPLTDDVALEYC, from the coding sequence ATGAAATTCGTTCCGCTAACCGTGCAGGCCCTGATCCACGAAACGGAGGATGCCTACACCCTGCAGTTTGAAAACCCGGATCCGGCCACCTTTGCCTACAAGCCTGGGCAGTATCTAACGCTGAAGGTAACCTATCAGGGCGAGAGCCTGCGGCGGGCTTTCTCGCTCAGCAGCTGCCCCGATCAGGATCCGCACCTGAGTGTAACCATCAAGGCGGTGCCCAACGGACGGGTGAGCAACTACCTGCGCCAACACCTGAAGCCCGGCGATACGATAGAGGTATTTCCGCCCATGGGCAAGTTTACCCTAAGCCCGGATGCTGGCCAAGCGCGTCATTACGTGCTCATTGGGGGTGGCAGTGGCATTACCCCGCTGTTCAGCATCCTGCAGTCGGTACTGCTGAAGGAACCCCAGAGCCAGGTGACGCTGCTGTACGCAAACCGAAATGAGCGCAGCATTATCTTCGGCAGCAGGCTGGCCGAGCTGGAGCGACAGAGTGGTGGCCGCCTACAGGTGGTGCATGTGCTAGATAAACCCCTGGCGGCCTGGGACGGCCCAACGGGTATGCTAACGCGCCCCCTGGCCATGGACCTGCTGGGCCAGATAAAAGCGAAAAGCGAGCTGCCCACCGAATACTACATGTGCGGCCCCACCCCCATGATGGATGCGGTGCTGGCAGCCCTGCACCGGATGGGCGAAGATGAGGCCAACATCCACCGCGAATACTACACCGCCCCGCTTCCCGATGAAGAAACGGCAGAAGAAGACAGCGGCGAAGTGGACTACGAGCTGCGCGACCGCGAGGTATCCATCCGGCTGGATGGCAAGACTACCCGGGTAGCAGTGCCCGCCGGCACCAATATCCTGGATGCAGCCATTGGCGCACGGCTAGACCCCCCCTATGCCTGCCAGGAGGGCATATGCAGCACCTGCCGGGCCAAGGTGCACAGCGGCCTGGTGCAGATGGTGGAGCGCGAGGGCCTGAGCGACGAGGAGGTGGAAGCCGGCTATGTGCTGACCTGCCAGTGCTACCCCCTAACCGACGACGTGGCGTTGGAGTACTGCTAG